The genomic segment GCCGAGCCGGTGGCTTTCTCGCGCATGCGCTCCTGGATGTCGCTCTCCGCGGTGCGGGGCTGCTGCTCGATGCGGAAGACCTCTTGCTCTCCTTCCTGGCGATACTCCACGCTCATGGCGCCCCAGTTGTCTTCGATGTTGATGGTCGCTGAGGGGGGCAGGGCACCGTGCTCCGCCTTCAGGTTGGCGCGGATCTGACCCACGGCTTCGACCGCGCCCCGCGCAAGGTAGCGTGCGTAGATGGAGGCCAGCTCGCTGTCTTTCGTCGAGGCCAGCATGCCGTTGCTCTTGAAGCGGTCGAGCAGCCCGTTGCCCTTCATGCGGTCGCCCCGCATGTGATCGAGGGCATGCACCATCTCGTGGGTGACGACGTGTCGCCCGATGTTGCTCATGAGAACCGCCTCGTCGAACACGATGCGCCGCTCCAGCGGGCTGTAGCCGCCGAGCGCCACGTTCCCGGAGGCGCTCACTCCTTGAACGGCCTGACCCTTTGTGATCTCGAAGGTCAGCCCGCTCTTCTTGAGCGCTTCGAGTGTGCCCGCCGGGTAGACCGACAGGATCTGGCGGCAGCGCGTGCGCGCTTCGGGCGAGACCCCCGCATTGAGAAGAGCGTCGATGGCGCGCTGATGGCGGCTGTCTGACGGTTCCGCGGGCATCGTGGTCGTGCTCGAGTCGGTGAGGCCATAGAACTCAGCTGAGCTCGGTGAGATGTAGCGCAGCGGGTGAGGAGAGGCGGATGATGCGATGTTGTTCATGCGCGCAGTGTAGGTCGACGGTTCGAAAAAACGTTGAAAGGCGCGTGATGGGGGCGTTCACCCGGCGCAGGGCGGTCACTGTCACGGGAAGGCCGGGGTTTGGTAACAAACCGGCAATGGCCCCCTCCAGACCGGTCTGGTACGCTGAGACAGAATCGAGACTGGCATGGCGGCGCGGTGCACGCACGGCTGATACGAGCGTCGCCAGCGCACGCAGAGTTCGGAGGAAGAGTCGATGGAGATCCGCGGAGTGAACGTCCCGCCTGTTACGGCCCCGGCGAGCGCCCCTCAGGGAAGCGCGGCGGCGGAAGCGGCGGCGCCCGAGGTCGTCATCCAGAGCGACAGCTACCTGGGTGGCAGCGTCCAGTGGATCCCTCCGATGGAGATGAGCCGCGGCGGCTACAAGAAGCACGTGCCAGACGGCACCAAGCGCATCGACGTCCTCAAGGACGTGCTGCACCTCGATCAGGTGCACGATCAGATGGGCATCACCGGCAAGGGCGTCACGGTGGCTGTGATCGATACGGGCATCTACCCTCACCCCGACTACGCCGACCGCATCGTCGGCTGGAAGGACATGGTGAACGACCGCGCCACCCCCTACGACGACAACGGTCACGGCACCCACTGCGCCGGACTGGTTCTCGGAAACGGCTACATGGCGGGCGGCAAGTTCAAGGGTTCGGCGCCTGAGGCCAGCCTCGTGGGCGTGAAGGTGCTCAGCGGTGAGGGTGGCGGTGCCATGTCCGACGTGGTGCGCGGCATCGAGTGGGCCATCGAGAACAAGGAGAAGTACAACATCCGCGTGCTGAGCATGTCGCTGGGTGCGCCCTCCTTCCAGAAAGAGAAGTACGATCTCGTGGCCAAGGCCGTGGAGAAGGCCTGGGATGCGGGCATCGTTCCCGTCATCGCCGCTGGCAACTCCGGCCCGTTCCTCGAGACCATCGGCTCGCCGGGCATGTCATCGAAGTCGGTCACCATCGGCGCCTACGACGACAAGAACACGGCCGACCTGAATGATGACACCATGGCATACTTCTCGAGCCGTGGGCCGACGACGCGCGATCGCACCATCAAGCCCGATCTCGCGAGCCCCGGTGTCCAGCTGGTCTCGACCCTTTCGAAGGGCTCGACCATCGACCACGAGAACATCCCCCGCTACGGCGATGACTACATCCTGCTGTCGGGAACCTCGATGGCCACGCCGGTGGCTGCGGGCGTTGTCGCCTGTGTGCTGCAGGCTGACCCGAACCTGACGCCGGGACAGGTGGTCGACCTTCTTCGTTCCACCACCCATCCGCTTGCCGATACCTCGCCCCTCGTTCAGGGTGCGGGTCTCATCGACCCGGTGGCCGCCGTGGGGCGCGCCCTCGAGATGAAGAAGGCCGACGACGCCCGTGAGGCCGCGCCCGCGGGCGAGCAGCCCGCGGTTGCGGCAGCGTCAGCGCCTTCCCAGGGCGCCGCCGAGACCGTCGCGCGATAGTCTGAAGGCGCGGAGGAATTCCGCGCCAGGCACGGAACTGACAGGCCACCATGACAGCCACGACCCCAACCACGAAGTGCAAGATCTGCGGTCTGTTCGATTCGCGCATGGCCTGCACGGCCTGCCAGAAGCAGGTGTGCAACATCCACGCCTGCGATGTGTGCCGACGTTGCTCGAAGGACTGTGTCTGCTGGCAGGCGCCGCACTCCGTCTACCATCCTCCCGTCGACGAGCCCCCGGCGCGCTGACCTCGTCGCGCGCAGGCCTGTCGAGGAGCCCTCGGCGCTACGGGTGGGTTGCGACCCGCACGCTCACCTCGGTGCCGGGGAAGTAGTGGGTGAGAATCTCCACGTATCCGCGTCCCGCGCAGGCCATTCCCCTGGCTCCCCACTGGCACAGGCCGAGTCCGTGGCCCCATCCGCTGCCTTCCGCGATGAGACAGGCGCCATCGCGCCGCAACGTGAACATCGTGCTGTAGAGGGGGCGAACGCGGCCCGTCACGTCAGCGAAGCGCAGCGCCCGACGAATGTCATCGCCGCTCACGACGCGGTTTCCGATGCGCACCTGCAAGACGCGACCGCTGGGGGTGGTGCGCAGCACCGTCACCTCTGGCAGGTGGGCCGCAGGCCAGCAGATCTTCCAGTGCGCCCAGTTCGATCGCTCGCATGCCTGTGCCGCGCGGCTCTCTGACGGGGGGCGGCTCTCTGACGGCGCAGGCGCGATGACCGGCGCGGGCCCTTCGACGGAGGCCAGCAGGGCCACCGATGCGGTCTCGTCCGGCGCCTCGCCTGTTGCGGTGGGAGCGGGGGTGGGCACGCTGCAGGGCACGCTGCGCAGATAGGCCACCGGCGCGGTGAGAAACACGAACTCGTTGCTCTCGGTGCGGCCGCCGCAGGTGGAGTGGTAGCAGACCTCTCGCGCGAGGCGGCCCTGCCAGGTGAGCACCTGTCCGGCGGTTTCGGTCACGGCTCGGTTGGTGCTCTCGTTCTCCACCTCGAGGCCGCGATACACCTGAAAGCTGGTGTCGTCTGCGATCTCGGCGGTGAGGTGCCCGAGGGCGTAGGTGCGCGCGACCACGGCCTGGGCCTTGAGGGCTTCGAGCTCGGCCTTCACCCCCAGCTCGGCGCCCACGACGCCCCGAAGGTAGTCGTCGAGGGAGAGCCGGTTGAGCACCGAGTAGCGGCGGAACGTGAGCGCGCCTCTGTAGCGGTGACCGTTGATGGACACCGGCTCGCTGCTGGTGAGCAGCAGCGAGGTTGCGGCGGCGTGCGCCGTCGGCGCGCCGTCGACCTGCAGGCCGTCTCCATGCCACGTGATGTCGTGGCTGCCGGCGGGCAGGGAGACGTCGTCGAGACGCGCGTCGCTGGCCACCGTGATGCGCCACGGCGGCGCGAGGCCCAGGCGCACCGATACCGTGGGGTTGGGGTTGCTGTCATCTGCCGCCAGGCTCAAATTCCATCTTCTGACTCTCCTGGCACGCATGGCAGGCTTGAATTCCCTTCACAGCCTCCCGGTCCTCCCCCACGCGCGGCCATCGCTGCGAATCGAGGATGTCATTGCGGACCTCGACCCACCACATCTGGGGGTACATGGTGAAATCTGTTCAACATGTTGCGTCTGAAAAGCGATCAGCGCGAGGACCGGGCGGCGGTGGCCAGGGTTTCGAGGGTGTCGCACAGCGTCTCGAGTGCACGCACGTCGGGCTCGTCCGGATGCGCTGCCCCGTAACGCGTCCGGCTGTAGCGCTCGAGAAACGCGGAGGCGGTCTCACGCTCTTGCGCGTCGAGAGAGGCGGCCTCTTCTTGCAGCGCGACTGCGTATTCACGCAGCGTCTGCGAAGGAGAGCGAGGTCTGCCGGCGCGGGCCATGGTTGTGTCGAAGCGGGCCATGGCGGCGGTAAGTCGACCGATCAGGGGGTCGACGGGGCCCTCGCTCGGAGTCGCGGGCGGGCTCCAGCGCCGCAGCCACAGGCCTCGCCATCCATTGCGCCGCATCTGATCGAGCGCGAGCAGTCCGAGCAGCACGAGCAGGCGCCACGGCTTCTCGATGAGCCACGTTCCCAGGCGCTGGAATCCGCGCAGCACGCTGTTCAGCGCCGCGCGCCAGTCGATGTGCAGCAGGCGGTTCCGCCATTGCTGCAGCTTGTGGATGATCAGGTCTGTCCAGGGGTTCTTGCGTTGACTGGCGGTTGCGGTCGGGCGGCCATCTGGTGGGGTGGGATCGAACGAGGTCCAGCCCAGGCCGGGGATCCAGGCTTCCACCCAGGCGTGCGCGTGCTCTTCCCGGATCACGTAGTAGTCTCCCACATCGTTGCGCTCGTTCACCACGAAGCCGGTGATGTAGCGGCTTGGGATTCCCTGATGGCGGAGCATCATCGCCATGCTGGTTGCGAACAGCTCGCAGTGCGCGGGCTTGTGGTCGATGAGGAAGCCCTTCAGCGGATCGCCAGGGGGGGGTGCGTAGCCGAGGCCATAGGTGTACGTGGTCTGCAGGTAGTGCTCGATGGCCTGCGCCGTCTGAAGGGGGGTTGACGCCCCGGCGCATGCCTGCGCGGTCACCGCCGGGAGGAGCTTGCGAACCTCATCGTTGATGGTCAGGCAGGCCTGCCGGGTCTGACCGGACGGGGGCGCCTCTGCCGGCGGGCGGCCGCGGAAGACCGCGTAGGTGCCGCTGTAGGCCGCGCCATCGGGCAGGTAGCAGACCCCCGCCCAGTCGAGCGACAGGGGCGACAGGGATGCATCGATGGCCACGCCGTCCCGGGGGACGAACAGGGTGCCCTGGAGCTCGACACCGGTTTCGATGCGATCGACGCGATCGGTGGGGATCGGCGTGGGCGGAGGGTTCACCAGAGCCCAGAGCGGAGGGTCGACCTCTCCCGTACCGATGCGCTCCGCCTCACGCTCGGGGGTGGTGGCGTCCCAGGCCCCTCGCTCGTAGCGCAGATAGCAGCGCGCGACAAGATAGGGCGCCGGGTTCCTGGCGTAGACACACGCCACCATGCGATCGAGACCGTGACTGCCGAGGATCTGTCGAAGCGACGCCCGCCTCGCGTACGAATAGGTGCGGGGATCGGCCAGCACGAGCAGGCGGTTGAAGAGGCGCTCAGAGCGGTACAGCACCGACGCCAGCGCGACGCAGAAGATCACGGAGGCGACGTAGGCGCAGGTCGTCCAGATCAGCGGTCGCCGCGACGCGCTGCCGGGGGCCACGCGGCGCTGCAACGATTCGCCCACGTCTCTCGACCCGGGCAGGGCGAGGTTGCGCAGGCCGAGGCTGAGCAGCAGTCCCTGCGCGGCCAGAAGCTCTGCGTAGGGATGCAGCTCGGTGGTGGAGCCGGCGACGAGCATGAGCATCATCCCGAGGAAGACCCCGGTGAGCTGCTCTCCCACGGTTCCGCTGCGAACCAGGAAGAGCAGCGTGAGCGTTCCCAGCGCGAGACCGACCCCATATCCCGTGCCCAGCAGCAGGGTCGAAGCCGCGGGTGCGTCGGGCAGATTCGTGATGATCACGATGCCCAGCACCAGGGCGACGGGGAGCAGCACCTGTCGCGGAACAGAGATGCGTCCTCGCATGGCCGTGGCGGCGAGCGCAGCGCCGAGCAGCAGCAGCGATGCCAGGGGGTGTCCCGCCGTCCAGGCAAAGGCGACGTACGAGAGAAGGAGGGCGATGCAGACCAGCGGCGGCATGGTCGTCACAGCGACTCGAGCCCCGCGGCTTCTTCGTCAGATGTGATCACGCGCACCTCGCCGCACAGTGCGTGGGCTCGCGCGATGTCGAGGGTGGTGGGGCCATCTCTCACGATGATGAGCTTGACGGCGCTCCCGTGATCGAGAACGGTCTGCACCACGCGCTCTCGCGCCTCATCCCAGTCGAGCATCACGACTACGGTGGTGGTGACGCTCTCGAGATGCTCGAGCAGGACCGGCGCGAGCTTCTCGAAAGGGGCTTCGTGGCAGGGTTCGATGCACGCGAGGATGTCGAGCACGTTCTCGAGGTAGGCGAGGCTTCGACCGGACTGCAGGTGATAGAGCTCCGGACCTGCGGCAAAGATGTCGATGACGTACTCTTCTCGCGATAGCGCATCGGCCACCGATGCGGCCACCGAGACGGCGGCCTCGAAGGCGCGATGCCACGGCGGGTCGGGGCGTCGGCGGAACGGCCGCGGAGGGGGCGGTTCGGGGGTGAACGTGTCCATGAGAAGGGCGATGCGACAGAAGTACTCCGCCTGGAACTCCTTCACCGCGGGCCTGCCGATGCGGGCCCATGTCTTGTGGTGGATGGAACGGGGGCTGTCGCCCTCGCGGTACTCGCGCGTGCCGATGAACTCGATGGAATCTCCGAGCTGCGACGTCAGCGCGATTCCGCCCGGCTGGTAGCGAACCCCGGCGGGGATGTCGAGCGAGACCAGCGGATGGAAGCGCGGGTACACCAGAACGGTGTGGGGCGTGCGATGATCGACCACGTCCTTCCACAGCCCGAACGGGAACAGTCCTTCCTGACGCAGCCCGGGAAGCGTGTAGGCGCCTCGGCGGGTGAACGAAAGGGTGCGCGTCACTGTGGCAGCCTCACCCGTGGGAAGCCAGGGGATGCGCTGCCCTCCGACCGGCCTCTCCTCCACGTGATGCGGCACGCGGATCTCTCTGAGGACGACGTCGAGGCCACCATGTCGAGACCGGTTGCGAACCCGGGTGGTGATGGTCACCGAAGCCCCGCTGGTGCTATGGCTGGGCAGGTCGGTGAGAAGCTCGAGCTTCACCCGGCTCAGCCGCGCCAAGGTCACGCTCGTGACGAAGAGCCCGAGCACGATGCAGAAGATGAGATAGATCTGCACCTGCAGGGTCACGCCTCCCGTGGCCATCGAGAAGATGAGCACCCACAGCATCATCCTCCCCGGATCGGTGAGGCGATCCTCGAAGACGTGTCGTAGCAGGCGGGTGAGCGGGCCTTGTGGCAGCCTCGCCCACCGCGGTCTGTCGCGGTCGTCTTCTGGCGTCATCACCTACGTGGGAATCGCCACTTGCGCCACGATCTCTTCCATCACGCCCTCCTTGCTCACGCCGGAGTACTTCGCCTTGGTCTCGCGCACGAGGCGATGCGAGAGCACGTGCCTCGCCAGGTGCTTGACGTCGTCGGGGATGACGTAGTCACGGCCCTCGCAGATGGCCAGCGCCTGCGCCATGCGGTACAAAGCCAGGGAGCCACGTGTGCTGGCCCCGAGGCGGATGCGCGCGTCTTCGCGCGTGGCCTGGACCAGCGCCATGATGTAGCGGGTCACCGGCCGCTCCACGCGAACGGCGCGCACATCGGCCTGCACCGCCCTGATCTCGTCGAGGTCGGTGACGGCCTCGAGCTGCTCGATGGGGTGACGCGTGTGCTGGCTCTCGAGCACCTCGAGCTCGGACTCGAGGTCGGGATAGCCCAGCTCGAGTCGAATCATGAAGCGATCGAGCTGGGCTTCCGGCAACGGGTAGGTGCCGTGGTACTCGACCGGGTTCTGGGTCGCCAGCACGAGGAAGGGCGCTGGCAGGGTTCGCGTCACCCCTTCCGTGGTGACCTGGCCTTCGTTCATGGCTTCGAGGAGGCTGCTCTGGGTTCGTGGAGAGGCGCGGTTGATCTCATCGGCCAGGAGGATGTTCGTGAAGACAGGCCCCTCCTTGAAATCGAAGCGGGCGTCTCGCGGGTTGAAGATCGACGACCCCAGGATGTCGGTGGGGAGAAGGTCGGGGGTGAACTGCACGCGCTTGAAGTCGCCACGAATCGAACGGGCAAGTGACTTCGCAAGGGTGGTCTTGCCCACGCCAGGCACGTCTTCGAGGAGCACGTTCCCGCCCGCGAAGAGAGCGATGACCAGATGCCGGAGGGCTTCTGACTTGCCGCGCATCACGCGGCCGAGGTTGGTGTGGATCTTCTCGAACGCGCTGCGCGTTCGCGTGCAGTCGACCGCCGGAGGGCTGCTCATGCTGGGGTGCCACGGTCCCTTCTGTCGCGTCGGCGTCGGAACGGCGGGGTTCGGTGGACCCCGGTCTTCCGGCGTGATGCAGGCCTTCGCCGGTGGCTCCCCATCCTCCCACCAGCATGTCGAGGGATGGCGGAGGGCCACGTCGGCGCGGGAAAGAATGCCCCGGAATGAAGCTACTCGCCACCATCGACGCACTCACTCGAACAGCCCCCTCCTTCCGCGCGCTCGCGGACGAGGTCGCGACCTTGCTGGGCGATGCCATGCCCCACTATCGACGCGTGGACGTGGTGACGGCCGACCCGCCACAAGGCGCGGTTCCCGTGCGCTGGGGAGGAGAGGCCGTGGCCTGGATCGCGGTGGAGGCGAGCGGTCTCAACGCCGCCGACGCGCTGCTGCTGGGAGAGGTTGCCGCGCTGCTCGCCGTTCGCTGGGGACGTGACCACGATTCCGCCGGCGCCGCCACGGTCGCGGTGGTGGGGGGCGGATTCGAGATCCCCGCGAGTGCCCGCCCCGTCTTTCCACCCGTTCACGGTTCCGTGTCGTACCTGTTCGATGACATGCAGGCGCTCGAGACATTCCAGGCGCACCCAGAGCGCGGCTTCGAGTACACGCGGCTGGGCAATCCCACCGTGCGCGCGGCGGAAGAGGCCATCGCCCGTCTCGAGGGGGCTGAAGCGTCGGTTCTCCACGCATCCGGCATGGCCGCCATCGCCAACGCCGTGCTCTCGGTGGTGTCGGCGGGGGACGAGCTGCTGTCGGCGGTCGATACCTATGGCGGCACGCATCACCTCTTCACCCAGGTGCTGCCGCGCCTGGGTATCAAGGTTCGCTTCGCGCCCACCGACGCGCTCGCGGAGGCCATCACCCCCGGAACCCGCGCCGTCTACTTCGAGCCGATCACGAACCCATCGATGCGCGTCGCCGATCTGTCGGCCATCGTTGCCGCCGCGAGGGCGGTGGGCGCGCTCACC from the Pseudomonadota bacterium genome contains:
- a CDS encoding SpoIID/LytB domain-containing protein; this encodes MRARRVRRWNLSLAADDSNPNPTVSVRLGLAPPWRITVASDARLDDVSLPAGSHDITWHGDGLQVDGAPTAHAAATSLLLTSSEPVSINGHRYRGALTFRRYSVLNRLSLDDYLRGVVGAELGVKAELEALKAQAVVARTYALGHLTAEIADDTSFQVYRGLEVENESTNRAVTETAGQVLTWQGRLAREVCYHSTCGGRTESNEFVFLTAPVAYLRSVPCSVPTPAPTATGEAPDETASVALLASVEGPAPVIAPAPSESRPPSESRAAQACERSNWAHWKICWPAAHLPEVTVLRTTPSGRVLQVRIGNRVVSGDDIRRALRFADVTGRVRPLYSTMFTLRRDGACLIAEGSGWGHGLGLCQWGARGMACAGRGYVEILTHYFPGTEVSVRVATHP
- a CDS encoding DUF4129 domain-containing protein; amino-acid sequence: MTTMPPLVCIALLLSYVAFAWTAGHPLASLLLLGAALAATAMRGRISVPRQVLLPVALVLGIVIITNLPDAPAASTLLLGTGYGVGLALGTLTLLFLVRSGTVGEQLTGVFLGMMLMLVAGSTTELHPYAELLAAQGLLLSLGLRNLALPGSRDVGESLQRRVAPGSASRRPLIWTTCAYVASVIFCVALASVLYRSERLFNRLLVLADPRTYSYARRASLRQILGSHGLDRMVACVYARNPAPYLVARCYLRYERGAWDATTPEREAERIGTGEVDPPLWALVNPPPTPIPTDRVDRIETGVELQGTLFVPRDGVAIDASLSPLSLDWAGVCYLPDGAAYSGTYAVFRGRPPAEAPPSGQTRQACLTINDEVRKLLPAVTAQACAGASTPLQTAQAIEHYLQTTYTYGLGYAPPPGDPLKGFLIDHKPAHCELFATSMAMMLRHQGIPSRYITGFVVNERNDVGDYYVIREEHAHAWVEAWIPGLGWTSFDPTPPDGRPTATASQRKNPWTDLIIHKLQQWRNRLLHIDWRAALNSVLRGFQRLGTWLIEKPWRLLVLLGLLALDQMRRNGWRGLWLRRWSPPATPSEGPVDPLIGRLTAAMARFDTTMARAGRPRSPSQTLREYAVALQEEAASLDAQERETASAFLERYSRTRYGAAHPDEPDVRALETLCDTLETLATAARSSR
- a CDS encoding DUF58 domain-containing protein, with protein sequence MTPEDDRDRPRWARLPQGPLTRLLRHVFEDRLTDPGRMMLWVLIFSMATGGVTLQVQIYLIFCIVLGLFVTSVTLARLSRVKLELLTDLPSHSTSGASVTITTRVRNRSRHGGLDVVLREIRVPHHVEERPVGGQRIPWLPTGEAATVTRTLSFTRRGAYTLPGLRQEGLFPFGLWKDVVDHRTPHTVLVYPRFHPLVSLDIPAGVRYQPGGIALTSQLGDSIEFIGTREYREGDSPRSIHHKTWARIGRPAVKEFQAEYFCRIALLMDTFTPEPPPPRPFRRRPDPPWHRAFEAAVSVAASVADALSREEYVIDIFAAGPELYHLQSGRSLAYLENVLDILACIEPCHEAPFEKLAPVLLEHLESVTTTVVVMLDWDEARERVVQTVLDHGSAVKLIIVRDGPTTLDIARAHALCGEVRVITSDEEAAGLESL
- a CDS encoding MoxR family ATPase, whose translation is MSSPPAVDCTRTRSAFEKIHTNLGRVMRGKSEALRHLVIALFAGGNVLLEDVPGVGKTTLAKSLARSIRGDFKRVQFTPDLLPTDILGSSIFNPRDARFDFKEGPVFTNILLADEINRASPRTQSSLLEAMNEGQVTTEGVTRTLPAPFLVLATQNPVEYHGTYPLPEAQLDRFMIRLELGYPDLESELEVLESQHTRHPIEQLEAVTDLDEIRAVQADVRAVRVERPVTRYIMALVQATREDARIRLGASTRGSLALYRMAQALAICEGRDYVIPDDVKHLARHVLSHRLVRETKAKYSGVSKEGVMEEIVAQVAIPT
- a CDS encoding aminotransferase class I/II-fold pyridoxal phosphate-dependent enzyme; translated protein: MKLLATIDALTRTAPSFRALADEVATLLGDAMPHYRRVDVVTADPPQGAVPVRWGGEAVAWIAVEASGLNAADALLLGEVAALLAVRWGRDHDSAGAATVAVVGGGFEIPASARPVFPPVHGSVSYLFDDMQALETFQAHPERGFEYTRLGNPTVRAAEEAIARLEGAEASVLHASGMAAIANAVLSVVSAGDELLSAVDTYGGTHHLFTQVLPRLGIKVRFAPTDALAEAITPGTRAVYFEPITNPSMRVADLSAIVAAARAVGALTIVDNTVASPVFLRPLAHGVDLVVHSATKYLGGHSDLMAGVASGSRSHTGRIETLVSLLGACFNPREASLLIRGLKTLDLRVRRQDASARVIAEWLSRRPEVRSVSHPSLPSHPDHDRAARLLDGLGCLVTFDLHDGSGARRMVDALTRFARAASLGAVESLVTLPVLSSHWKVDPESLARAGVSAATVRLSIGVEDVGDLIADLERALRASI